A genomic stretch from Bacteroidota bacterium includes:
- a CDS encoding efflux RND transporter periplasmic adaptor subunit gives MCTSPVPHPAAHLVARFFLGVLIALFFLLSGCSAEEPTAPPPPLVRTVAVAPGGTTAESFSGVTRAAVESRVAFQVGGVVSDVAVEIGDRVRRGSLVAWLDPADLTLQAQQARSGLQQAESQARLAGAGYDRVRQLYEQGVVPVSQYDAARTRLETVQAGATAARDQVALAERRLGYARLMAPVNGAIAEVLVEAGELVAPGQPVALVTTQGSPMEVTVSVPENAVTGLRAGDVATVALTAFPDVLFDGRVAEVGVSAGRGATTFPVVVRLNSANADVRSGMTARVEFAPDADGAAATGPLVLPVAAIDADTEGTYVMVVEVPPADTTAASSDPATGQREAVVRRRAVETGTLRGDGVEVTSGLTEADHVVAAGLGELADGQRVRLADYDPLARDLLSFSGR, from the coding sequence ATGTGCACGTCTCCCGTTCCCCATCCTGCCGCCCATCTCGTGGCGCGCTTTTTCCTCGGAGTGCTCATTGCCCTCTTCTTTCTGCTCTCCGGCTGCTCGGCGGAGGAGCCGACCGCGCCACCGCCTCCGCTCGTCCGCACCGTAGCCGTCGCGCCGGGTGGCACCACCGCGGAGTCGTTCTCCGGCGTGACACGCGCCGCCGTCGAGTCCCGCGTCGCCTTTCAGGTGGGCGGCGTCGTGTCGGATGTTGCTGTCGAAATTGGCGACCGCGTCCGTCGCGGTAGCCTCGTCGCATGGCTCGACCCGGCTGACCTCACCCTCCAGGCGCAGCAGGCCCGCTCCGGCTTGCAGCAGGCCGAGAGCCAGGCCCGACTCGCTGGGGCCGGCTACGACCGCGTGCGCCAGCTCTACGAGCAGGGCGTTGTGCCGGTCAGCCAGTACGATGCCGCGCGGACACGCCTCGAAACGGTCCAGGCTGGAGCGACGGCGGCCCGCGACCAGGTGGCGCTCGCCGAGCGCAGGTTGGGCTACGCACGCCTCATGGCGCCCGTCAACGGCGCCATCGCCGAGGTGCTGGTGGAAGCGGGCGAACTCGTCGCGCCGGGGCAGCCGGTGGCGCTCGTGACCACACAGGGCAGCCCAATGGAGGTGACGGTGAGCGTCCCCGAGAACGCCGTGACGGGCCTCCGCGCGGGGGACGTCGCGACGGTCGCGCTGACCGCGTTTCCCGATGTCCTCTTCGATGGCCGCGTCGCTGAGGTCGGCGTGTCTGCGGGACGCGGGGCCACGACATTCCCTGTCGTCGTCCGTCTCAACAGCGCCAACGCCGACGTACGCAGCGGCATGACGGCGCGCGTCGAGTTCGCGCCCGACGCAGACGGTGCCGCAGCAACAGGGCCGCTCGTGCTGCCCGTCGCCGCCATCGACGCCGACACCGAGGGGACCTATGTGATGGTCGTGGAGGTCCCGCCCGCGGACACCACCGCCGCGTCCAGCGACCCTGCCACAGGCCAGCGTGAGGCTGTCGTGCGCCGCCGCGCCGTCGAGACGGGGACTCTTCGCGGCGACGGCGTCGAGGTGACGAGCGGGCTGACCGAGGCTGACCACGTGGTGGCTGCTGGCCTCGGCGAGTTGGCCGACGGCCAGCGCGTCCGCCTCGCCGACTACGACCCCCTCGCCCGCGACCTCCTCTCGTTCAGCGGACGCTGA
- a CDS encoding amino acid permease yields the protein MASPPTSSTPAAGRFGTFAGVFTPNVLTILGIILFLRTGWVVGQAGLYGALLIIALANAISFLTGLSLSAIATSMDVKAGGNYYLISRSLGLEIGGAIGIPLYLSQAISVAFYIIGFTEAISGLAAVQGIPPQTIATGVALVFVVIAWVGADFALKIQYGILAILIAALISFFTGGWGEFVEPNLTQSYTDGISFWVVFAVFFPAVTGIEVGISLSGDLKDPSHSIPLGTITSIVVTALVYVAAAVWFAFQLPADILISDNLSMERIASVPVLILAGVAASTLSSALGSVLAAPRTLQAVSKDRVVPGWIASNLGSPTEPRMAVLITGVVAVVVIWAGDLDFVAPIITMFFLNTYGMVNLVAGIERLVGNPSYRPRFNVPLIVPLLGAAGCYGAMFLINAPATVAAIVISYGLFFALSRRGTRRAWGDVRSGIWTSIARYALLNLDRTPAADDTRNWRPHLMVFTGQPHNREHLVALAEWLSRGRGLVTFFQLITGTVAEANKPKLRETAERHIRSYIQDRQMTAFAEAQIVPDFREGAVAVAQAHGIGPLESNTALMGWSGTPGGRVLLMDLVRSFSDLHKSVLFLRMDETKGFGQKRRIHVWWGGRGGNGDLMLLLAYLLTQHRFWDDAEICVHRIVDAKEAIDATRAHTEALLDDVRVEANVVIIVRKPPSSPDRLPILDLIARNSVNADLTFLGMPRPADGESEAAAERLDRLAQAVGTAVLVHNGQDQEGLLEGE from the coding sequence GTGGCCTCACCCCCCACATCTAGCACACCCGCCGCAGGGCGCTTCGGCACCTTCGCCGGGGTGTTCACGCCGAACGTTCTCACGATCCTCGGCATCATCCTCTTCCTACGGACGGGGTGGGTCGTGGGTCAGGCCGGGCTCTACGGCGCGCTCCTCATCATCGCGCTCGCGAATGCGATCTCGTTCCTGACGGGCCTCTCGCTCTCGGCCATCGCGACGAGCATGGACGTGAAAGCGGGCGGCAACTACTACCTCATCTCGCGCTCGCTCGGGCTGGAGATCGGCGGGGCCATCGGCATCCCGCTCTACCTCTCGCAGGCGATCTCGGTCGCGTTCTACATCATCGGCTTCACCGAGGCGATCTCGGGGCTGGCGGCCGTCCAGGGCATCCCGCCGCAAACCATCGCCACCGGCGTGGCGCTCGTGTTCGTGGTGATCGCGTGGGTGGGGGCCGACTTCGCGCTCAAGATCCAGTATGGCATCCTTGCCATTCTTATCGCGGCGCTGATCTCGTTCTTCACCGGCGGGTGGGGCGAGTTCGTGGAGCCGAACCTGACGCAGAGCTACACCGACGGCATCAGCTTCTGGGTCGTCTTCGCGGTGTTCTTCCCCGCCGTGACGGGCATCGAGGTCGGGATCAGCCTCTCGGGCGACCTCAAGGATCCGTCGCACAGCATCCCGCTCGGCACGATCACCTCCATCGTGGTGACGGCGCTCGTCTATGTTGCGGCGGCGGTGTGGTTTGCGTTCCAGCTTCCGGCGGACATCCTCATCAGCGACAACCTCTCGATGGAGCGGATCGCGAGCGTGCCGGTGCTCATCCTCGCAGGCGTGGCGGCGAGCACGCTCTCGTCGGCGCTCGGCAGCGTGCTCGCGGCCCCGCGCACCTTGCAGGCGGTGTCGAAGGACCGCGTGGTGCCGGGCTGGATCGCCTCGAACCTGGGCAGTCCGACCGAGCCGCGCATGGCGGTCCTCATCACGGGCGTGGTCGCCGTCGTCGTGATCTGGGCGGGCGACCTCGACTTCGTCGCACCGATCATCACGATGTTCTTCCTGAACACCTATGGGATGGTGAACCTCGTCGCCGGTATCGAACGGCTCGTGGGTAACCCGAGCTACCGCCCCCGCTTCAACGTCCCGCTCATAGTGCCGCTCCTCGGCGCGGCGGGCTGCTACGGCGCGATGTTTCTCATCAACGCCCCGGCGACGGTTGCGGCGATCGTGATCTCGTACGGCCTCTTCTTCGCGCTCAGCCGCCGGGGCACCCGCCGCGCCTGGGGCGACGTGCGCAGCGGCATCTGGACCTCCATCGCGCGGTACGCGCTCCTCAACCTCGACCGCACGCCCGCGGCCGACGACACGCGCAACTGGCGGCCCCACCTGATGGTGTTCACCGGGCAGCCGCACAACCGAGAGCACCTCGTCGCCCTAGCGGAATGGCTCAGCCGAGGACGAGGCCTCGTGACGTTCTTCCAACTCATCACCGGCACCGTCGCGGAGGCGAACAAGCCCAAACTCCGCGAGACGGCCGAGCGGCATATCCGGTCGTACATCCAGGACCGCCAGATGACGGCCTTCGCCGAGGCGCAGATCGTGCCCGACTTCCGCGAGGGAGCCGTGGCGGTCGCGCAGGCGCACGGCATCGGGCCGCTGGAATCAAACACGGCGCTGATGGGCTGGAGCGGGACGCCCGGCGGGCGCGTGCTGCTGATGGACCTCGTGCGTAGCTTCTCCGACCTCCACAAGTCGGTCCTCTTCCTGCGCATGGACGAGACGAAAGGCTTCGGGCAAAAGCGCCGCATCCATGTCTGGTGGGGCGGGCGCGGCGGCAACGGCGACCTGATGCTGCTCCTCGCCTACCTCCTCACGCAGCACCGCTTCTGGGACGACGCCGAGATCTGCGTCCACCGCATCGTGGACGCGAAGGAGGCCATCGACGCCACACGCGCCCACACGGAGGCGCTGCTCGACGACGTGCGTGTGGAGGCCAACGTCGTCATCATCGTCCGCAAGCCGCCCAGCAGCCCGGACCGGCTCCCCATCCTCGACCTGATCGCGCGCAACAGCGTCAACGCCGATCTCACGTTCCTCGGCATGCCCCGCCCCGCCGATGGCGAGTCCGAGGCCGCCGCCGAGCGCCTCGACCGCCTCGCACAGGCCGTCGGCACCGCCGTGCTGGTCCACAACGGACAGGATCAGGAGGGACTGCTAGAGGGCGAGTAG
- a CDS encoding TetR/AcrR family transcriptional regulator, translating into MPFAGMALHDAHPAVTDLAPPDDIDEAEVNILDAAHRVFLRQGTDGARMQEIADEACVNKSMLHYYFRSKERLAEAVFMRAVRETFRRFEPAMQPDVPFRDFVRDLIVADLAMMDDHPYLVGYIISELHHHPERWRQTIALEFPDGRTAMQAKLDAAIAAGEIRPITLLEFTTFLVSMTFFPTVGGGLVRAYAGATKEEWDAFLNGREAHFVDLCLNGLRPA; encoded by the coding sequence GTGCCTTTTGCTGGTATGGCCCTGCACGACGCGCATCCCGCCGTGACCGACCTCGCGCCGCCCGACGACATCGACGAGGCGGAAGTCAACATCCTCGACGCCGCGCACCGGGTGTTTCTCCGCCAGGGCACCGATGGCGCGCGCATGCAGGAGATCGCCGACGAGGCCTGCGTCAACAAGTCGATGCTGCACTACTACTTCCGCAGCAAGGAACGCCTCGCTGAGGCCGTCTTCATGCGGGCCGTCCGCGAGACGTTCCGCCGCTTCGAGCCCGCGATGCAGCCCGACGTCCCGTTCCGCGACTTCGTCCGCGACCTCATCGTCGCAGACCTCGCGATGATGGACGACCACCCGTACCTGGTCGGTTACATCATCTCCGAATTGCACCACCACCCGGAGCGCTGGCGGCAGACCATCGCGCTTGAATTCCCCGACGGGCGCACGGCCATGCAGGCGAAGCTCGATGCAGCCATTGCGGCAGGCGAAATTCGCCCGATCACCCTGCTGGAGTTCACCACATTCCTCGTGTCGATGACGTTCTTCCCAACCGTGGGCGGCGGCCTCGTGCGCGCCTACGCGGGGGCCACCAAAGAGGAATGGGACGCTTTCCTCAACGGGCGCGAGGCGCACTTCGTGGACCTGTGTCTCAACGGCTTGCGCCCTGCTTAA
- a CDS encoding efflux RND transporter permease subunit, producing the protein MRLTRSALDNRVVVYVAVALLAFAGLRAYLALPRAEDPGFVIRNAVVSVLWPGASAERVERHIAEPMERALEEVKGASHVETSIQAGAAGFSFEIEYAVADVEGAWTEMREAIADVVPGLPPGVIGPFINDDFGDVFGTVIAITGDDYTPVELERAALELRRRILALDDARSVQLDGVLQRQVVVEYDPARLAALGVSTGYLIGQLQQRNLVAPGGDLQVDGQQIALRTDGAFESVADIEAMALRLSTGEVVSLRDIATVRDAYQDPARQLVRYSGQPAITVGVSMADDGKLTEFGPEVMRVVAETEADLPAGLDFHTVVYQPEVVQSLTSEFVWSLIQAVAIVIGVLLLALGVRTGLVVAASIPLTMFAAFLCMQFFGITINQMSLTALIVALGLLVDNSIVVAEQTLTDLQRGKSKRAAILGATREMALPLLVASMCTVAALLPTYLAESSSAEYTSALFEVLLFSLVVSWMLALTLIPVLCLVFLKADRGTGEDDAKMSRWERLTQRFRRSTDDETAGTEQPAQQDEGNAYDSKLYRTYRGTLTAMVRRPWLSLGGFVAVLFGAFALFGTLVPQQFFPTKEYEVFNVELDLPYGTSIAQTERVVADLERFYADSLAGSLAANGEVETPGVLRWAAYVGSAPPRYTLSYAPKAPRPGYAYLLVTGTSHEIQPDVFIRTEQYLQRAHPDVTVRAQRVRNGPAIDYPVEVRISGPDPAVLEGLAADLRDHLRAVPGTANVGTDWGRRQATLDIAVDHDAARRAGLSTADITTSLQTALDGVPLTALQEGDDLVPVVLRSTDALAGAEALNRLDLYSQATGRTVPFGQVAQATVVYEPGTIERYAGQRTITVETDIAHDAGPFVTPFSLQAEVGAYMTDAAWPAGYSYAYGGDIEESADSQDAINAKQGIAIVVILLLLVLQFNALRPPTIVLLTLPFAFIGVTLGMLVSGYAFGFMPLLGTIALFGILINNAVVLLDRIGSLRRRGLDGEQAVIHAAEQRLRPILLTAATTAGGLIPLWISGNPLFAPMAVAMLFGLVASSALTPGLVPVLYTLFYRLRFRDFAYDPDASTDAELVDEDARTSEMQTGAFGGDGATASPTVVPA; encoded by the coding sequence ATGCGCCTCACCCGTTCCGCCCTCGACAACCGCGTCGTCGTCTACGTGGCGGTGGCCCTTCTCGCCTTCGCCGGGCTCCGCGCCTACCTCGCGCTCCCGCGCGCCGAGGACCCCGGCTTCGTCATCCGCAACGCTGTCGTGTCGGTGCTCTGGCCGGGGGCCAGTGCCGAGCGTGTTGAGCGGCACATCGCCGAGCCGATGGAGCGTGCGCTCGAAGAGGTCAAAGGGGCCTCGCACGTCGAGACGAGCATCCAGGCGGGCGCGGCCGGGTTTTCGTTCGAGATCGAGTACGCCGTCGCCGACGTGGAGGGCGCATGGACGGAGATGCGCGAGGCTATCGCCGACGTGGTGCCCGGGTTGCCGCCCGGCGTGATCGGGCCGTTCATCAACGACGACTTCGGCGACGTCTTCGGCACCGTCATCGCGATCACCGGCGACGACTACACGCCCGTCGAACTCGAACGCGCGGCGCTCGAACTCCGCCGCCGCATCCTCGCTCTCGACGACGCCCGCAGCGTGCAACTCGACGGCGTGCTCCAGCGACAAGTTGTTGTGGAGTACGACCCCGCCCGCCTCGCGGCGCTCGGCGTCTCGACCGGCTACCTGATCGGGCAGCTCCAGCAGCGCAACCTCGTCGCGCCCGGCGGCGACCTCCAGGTGGATGGCCAGCAGATCGCGCTCCGCACCGACGGCGCATTCGAATCCGTCGCGGATATCGAAGCAATGGCGCTGCGGCTGTCGACCGGCGAGGTCGTCTCGCTGCGCGACATCGCCACCGTGCGCGACGCCTACCAGGACCCGGCGCGGCAGCTCGTCCGGTACAGCGGCCAGCCTGCCATCACCGTCGGCGTGTCGATGGCCGACGACGGCAAGCTCACCGAGTTCGGCCCCGAGGTGATGCGCGTCGTCGCCGAGACTGAGGCCGACCTCCCGGCGGGGCTCGACTTCCACACGGTCGTCTACCAGCCGGAGGTCGTGCAGTCACTCACGTCGGAGTTCGTATGGAGCCTCATCCAGGCCGTCGCCATCGTGATCGGCGTGCTGCTGCTCGCGCTCGGCGTGCGGACGGGCCTCGTCGTCGCGGCGTCGATCCCGCTGACCATGTTTGCGGCGTTCCTGTGCATGCAGTTCTTCGGCATCACGATCAACCAGATGTCGCTCACGGCGCTGATCGTGGCGCTCGGGCTGCTCGTGGACAACTCCATCGTCGTAGCCGAGCAGACGCTCACGGATCTCCAGCGCGGGAAGTCGAAGCGCGCCGCCATCCTCGGAGCCACCCGCGAGATGGCGCTGCCGCTCCTCGTCGCGTCGATGTGTACGGTCGCGGCGCTGCTGCCGACCTACCTCGCCGAGAGTTCGTCGGCGGAGTACACGAGCGCGCTCTTCGAGGTGCTGCTGTTCTCGCTCGTCGTGTCGTGGATGCTCGCGCTCACGCTTATTCCGGTGCTCTGCCTGGTCTTCCTGAAGGCGGATCGCGGGACGGGCGAGGACGATGCCAAGATGTCGCGCTGGGAGCGGCTTACGCAGCGCTTCCGTCGCTCGACGGACGACGAGACGGCTGGCACCGAGCAGCCTGCGCAGCAGGACGAGGGCAACGCCTACGACTCGAAGCTCTACCGGACGTACCGCGGCACGCTGACGGCGATGGTGCGGCGGCCGTGGCTCTCGCTCGGCGGCTTCGTGGCAGTGCTCTTCGGCGCGTTCGCGCTCTTCGGGACACTCGTGCCGCAGCAGTTCTTCCCGACGAAGGAGTACGAGGTCTTCAACGTCGAACTCGATCTGCCCTACGGTACCTCCATCGCCCAGACGGAGCGCGTGGTCGCCGACCTGGAGCGGTTCTACGCCGACAGCCTCGCGGGGAGCCTTGCCGCCAACGGCGAGGTCGAGACGCCGGGCGTGCTGCGGTGGGCGGCCTACGTCGGCTCCGCGCCGCCGCGATACACGCTGTCGTACGCCCCGAAGGCCCCGCGCCCGGGCTACGCTTACCTCCTCGTCACAGGCACAAGCCACGAGATCCAGCCCGATGTCTTTATCCGCACGGAGCAGTACCTCCAGCGCGCGCACCCTGACGTGACCGTGCGCGCCCAGCGCGTCCGCAACGGTCCGGCCATCGACTATCCCGTTGAGGTCCGCATCTCCGGCCCCGACCCGGCTGTCCTCGAAGGCCTCGCCGCTGACCTCCGCGACCACCTCCGCGCCGTCCCCGGCACCGCGAACGTCGGCACCGACTGGGGCCGCCGCCAGGCCACGCTCGACATCGCCGTGGACCACGACGCCGCGCGCCGCGCCGGGCTCTCGACGGCCGACATCACGACCTCGCTCCAGACCGCGCTTGACGGGGTGCCGCTGACCGCGCTCCAGGAGGGCGACGACCTCGTGCCGGTGGTGCTCCGCTCCACGGACGCGCTCGCCGGGGCCGAAGCACTCAACCGGCTCGACCTCTACAGCCAGGCAACGGGCCGCACCGTGCCGTTCGGGCAGGTTGCCCAGGCGACGGTCGTCTACGAGCCCGGGACCATCGAGCGCTACGCCGGGCAGCGCACCATCACCGTCGAAACCGATATCGCGCACGACGCGGGGCCCTTCGTGACGCCGTTCTCGCTGCAGGCCGAGGTCGGGGCATACATGACCGACGCCGCGTGGCCCGCCGGGTACAGCTACGCATACGGCGGCGACATCGAGGAGAGCGCCGACTCGCAGGATGCGATCAACGCCAAGCAGGGCATCGCCATCGTGGTGATCCTGCTCCTGCTCGTGCTCCAGTTCAACGCGCTGCGCCCGCCCACCATCGTGCTGCTGACGCTGCCGTTCGCCTTCATCGGCGTCACGCTCGGGATGCTCGTCTCCGGCTACGCGTTCGGCTTCATGCCGCTCTTGGGCACGATCGCGCTCTTCGGCATCCTCATCAACAACGCCGTGGTGCTCCTCGACCGGATCGGCTCGCTCCGACGGCGCGGGCTCGATGGCGAGCAGGCGGTGATCCACGCCGCCGAGCAGCGCCTGCGCCCGATCCTGCTCACTGCCGCGACGACGGCGGGCGGCCTGATCCCGCTCTGGATCTCCGGCAACCCGCTCTTCGCGCCGATGGCCGTGGCGATGCTCTTCGGCCTCGTAGCCTCGTCCGCGCTCACGCCGGGCCTTGTGCCGGTGCTCTACACGCTCTTCTACCGCCTCCGCTTCCGCGACTTCGCCTACGACCCCGACGCCAGCACGGACGCCGAGTTGGTGGACGAGGACGCGCGCACCAGTGAGATGCAGACCGGCGCATTCGGCGGTGACGGCGCGACGGCATCGCCGACGGTGGTGCCAGCTTGA
- a CDS encoding TolC family protein: MRCLLLLGLLSVSFDARAQQPAALSAPLQTALEAELGRLGHHVADDAWPSVADPFGSTTDNPGGIQVALVDPVLVAETQRAVRRPNALERDVALLLESLALSTETLTLVVHPDWATVPATRRADLAGTLGVARLDVVPATSAAAIASAVPEGAIVYVDAGTGLSDTALRDVARNLTERGTPMLAATPMLVRHGFLASASPDFEEALARRLALTLADVARSDSLAPTAFTAPRPLPARLTINAATASDLGLALPWDVLLQADVLGEAAATAAPLGFDDAVQIAARDNAALRAEVYRAEAAEAAVALARSRVLPQVRLSSTARLVNDDLATSALGGAVPERLWTSEVEVFQVLFSEPAFAGIAAQRRFAVAARYERESVRLDAASNGALAFLGVLRAQTGAAIAEERVARTQVDLDAARSRSDAGVASAGDVARLHAEVARARQDLVLAWGGVEVAGLVLNQTLDLAIDASVQVAVEGVVVVQADEEGGAVLLASTAKLPAIPDAGVSDALATPRALLAQIPMLSLVHAPGATRELAAQAEANALTDAPASQALQAVVTARQRQLTSAQRSLYLPELSLFASASTRLADGGAGLTIPQGLPVPPAPDETWAVGVQLNFDLFSGGRKAAQRRLAEAEVFQAQAQLDLVQQQLALGARAAATQLGTTHAAYRQAEDAARSAAVAYADVARLYREGVVGVTALVEAQEGLRITQELAASAAYDVAEAYVDLQRATGRFDALDRPDVADSSSDALTARRP, from the coding sequence ATGCGTTGCCTCCTCCTTCTTGGCCTGCTGAGTGTGTCGTTTGACGCTCGTGCGCAGCAGCCTGCTGCCCTGTCAGCCCCGCTCCAAACTGCCCTCGAAGCCGAACTCGGCCGCCTCGGTCACCACGTTGCTGACGATGCGTGGCCCTCCGTGGCTGACCCATTCGGGTCCACCACCGACAACCCCGGAGGCATTCAGGTTGCGCTGGTAGATCCTGTTCTCGTGGCGGAGACCCAGCGCGCCGTGCGTCGTCCGAATGCGCTCGAGCGCGATGTAGCGCTTCTCCTCGAGAGTCTCGCCCTGAGCACGGAGACGCTGACGCTCGTGGTGCACCCGGACTGGGCGACGGTGCCTGCGACACGCCGCGCCGACCTCGCAGGGACGCTGGGCGTGGCCCGCCTGGACGTCGTCCCAGCCACGAGCGCCGCAGCGATTGCGAGTGCCGTGCCGGAAGGGGCTATCGTCTACGTGGATGCGGGCACCGGCCTCTCTGACACGGCACTGCGCGACGTGGCGAGGAACCTGACCGAGCGTGGCACGCCGATGCTCGCCGCCACGCCTATGCTCGTCCGTCACGGCTTCCTCGCGAGCGCGTCGCCCGACTTCGAGGAGGCGCTCGCGCGCCGCCTGGCCTTGACGCTCGCCGACGTGGCGCGGTCGGACAGCCTGGCACCGACGGCCTTCACCGCGCCGCGGCCGCTGCCGGCTCGGCTGACGATCAACGCTGCGACGGCGTCCGATCTCGGCCTCGCGCTCCCGTGGGACGTGCTTCTCCAGGCCGATGTGCTGGGCGAGGCGGCGGCGACGGCCGCACCGCTCGGCTTCGACGATGCGGTGCAGATCGCAGCGCGCGACAACGCGGCGTTGCGGGCGGAGGTCTACCGAGCAGAAGCCGCCGAGGCGGCCGTCGCGCTGGCGCGGAGCCGCGTGCTCCCGCAGGTACGCCTGTCGAGCACGGCGCGGCTCGTGAACGACGACCTTGCCACGTCGGCGCTTGGGGGCGCGGTACCGGAGCGGCTGTGGACGTCGGAGGTCGAAGTCTTCCAGGTGCTCTTCTCCGAGCCGGCGTTCGCGGGCATCGCGGCACAGCGGCGGTTCGCGGTGGCGGCGCGCTACGAGCGGGAATCGGTCCGCCTCGATGCCGCCTCGAACGGGGCGCTAGCGTTCCTCGGCGTACTGCGTGCGCAGACCGGCGCGGCCATCGCCGAAGAGCGCGTCGCGCGGACGCAGGTCGACCTCGATGCTGCACGGTCGCGCTCGGATGCGGGAGTGGCGAGCGCAGGTGACGTGGCGCGGCTCCATGCCGAGGTGGCACGGGCGCGGCAGGACCTCGTCCTCGCCTGGGGTGGCGTGGAGGTGGCCGGACTGGTGCTCAACCAGACGCTCGATCTCGCCATCGACGCATCGGTGCAGGTTGCCGTGGAGGGCGTAGTCGTGGTGCAGGCCGACGAAGAAGGTGGAGCGGTTCTCCTCGCCTCCACGGCCAAGCTGCCCGCTATTCCTGATGCTGGGGTATCTGATGCCCTCGCGACGCCGCGTGCCCTCCTTGCTCAGATCCCGATGCTGTCGCTCGTGCACGCGCCCGGTGCCACGCGAGAGCTCGCGGCACAGGCCGAGGCGAACGCGCTCACCGACGCCCCGGCGTCGCAGGCGCTCCAAGCCGTTGTGACGGCCAGGCAGCGGCAACTCACCTCGGCGCAGCGCTCGCTCTATCTCCCTGAGCTGAGCCTCTTCGCCAGCGCGAGCACCCGTCTCGCCGACGGCGGTGCCGGCCTCACCATTCCCCAAGGCCTTCCTGTCCCGCCTGCTCCCGACGAGACGTGGGCGGTCGGGGTCCAATTGAACTTTGACCTCTTCAGCGGCGGACGCAAGGCCGCGCAGCGTCGCCTCGCTGAAGCCGAGGTGTTCCAGGCGCAGGCGCAGCTCGACCTCGTGCAGCAGCAACTCGCGCTCGGCGCCCGCGCGGCCGCCACGCAGCTCGGCACCACGCACGCGGCCTACCGCCAGGCCGAGGACGCCGCCCGTTCCGCCGCCGTGGCCTATGCCGATGTGGCCCGCCTCTACCGCGAAGGCGTCGTCGGGGTGACGGCGCTCGTGGAAGCGCAGGAAGGCCTGCGCATCACGCAAGAGCTCGCCGCCAGCGCCGCCTATGACGTGGCTGAGGCCTACGTGGACCTCCAGCGCGCCACCGGCCGCTTCGACGCGCTCGACCGCCCCGACGTCGCCGATTCATCCTCCGATGCGCTCACCGCGCGCCGTCCCTAG
- a CDS encoding ABC transporter substrate-binding protein, translating to MSTPRIVSLLPSATEIVCALGLADRLVGVTHECDWPPEVAGLPVVTRSRIPADASSAEIDALVREQLQTEAALYTLDEETLATLAPDLLVTQALCDVCAVAEAEVAAAACRLPGSPRVLNLEPMTLAEVLGSIRAVGDATGVDATPVVAALEARIRAVAAAVARRSRPRVAMVEWLDPPFSAGHWNPELVHLAGGTEVLGRTGTASRTLQWEEVVAAQPEVVVVACCGFEIPRALEDIGVLDAVEGWATVPAARDGRVFVVDGSGLFARPGPRLVESVELLAHLLHPDAAPMPAGVAVPVRLEPVGTSYIERD from the coding sequence ATGAGTACTCCCCGAATCGTCTCGCTGCTGCCCAGCGCCACGGAGATCGTCTGCGCGCTGGGGCTGGCGGACCGGCTCGTCGGTGTGACGCACGAGTGCGACTGGCCGCCGGAGGTCGCAGGCCTGCCCGTCGTGACACGCTCGCGCATTCCAGCGGACGCCAGCAGCGCTGAGATCGACGCGCTCGTCCGCGAGCAACTCCAGACCGAGGCCGCGCTCTACACGCTCGACGAGGAGACCCTGGCCACGCTCGCGCCGGACCTCCTCGTGACGCAGGCGCTCTGCGACGTGTGCGCGGTCGCTGAGGCCGAGGTCGCCGCCGCGGCCTGTCGCTTGCCGGGGTCGCCCCGCGTGCTCAACCTCGAACCGATGACGCTGGCCGAGGTGCTCGGGTCCATACGCGCCGTGGGCGACGCTACCGGCGTGGACGCGACGCCCGTGGTGGCTGCGCTCGAAGCGCGGATCCGGGCCGTCGCTGCCGCCGTGGCGAGGCGTTCTCGGCCCCGTGTGGCGATGGTGGAATGGCTCGACCCGCCGTTCTCGGCTGGCCACTGGAACCCCGAACTGGTCCACCTCGCAGGCGGGACTGAGGTGCTGGGCCGTACAGGCACGGCGTCGCGGACGCTCCAGTGGGAGGAGGTCGTCGCGGCGCAGCCCGAGGTTGTAGTGGTCGCGTGCTGCGGCTTCGAAATCCCGCGCGCGCTCGAAGACATCGGGGTGCTCGACGCGGTGGAGGGCTGGGCGACGGTGCCGGCGGCACGTGACGGGCGCGTGTTCGTCGTAGACGGCTCAGGGCTGTTTGCGCGGCCGGGCCCGCGTCTCGTGGAGAGCGTCGAACTCCTCGCACATCTGCTGCACCCCGATGCCGCGCCGATGCCCGCGGGCGTGGCAGTACCCGTGCGCCTCGAACCCGTCGGGACGTCATATATCGAACGTGACTAA